GGCGAGTCGCGCGACGGCCCCATCGTAGAGTCGACCCTTGGCGAGCGCCATGCGAAGCGTGGTGCTCACGCGGTCACCTCGGCAAGGGCGTCGATATCGAATGCCACGCCAAGCGCAGGCATCGGCCGGCCGAAGCGACCCATCAGATCGTCATAGCGCCCGCCCGCGCCAGCTGCCCTGCCACACCCGGCGACGAAGATCTCGAAGTGCATGCCGGTGTAGTAGTCGAGGCCGCGCACTTCCCCGAGGTCATATACCACGTGCTGTCGCTCTGCCGGAGTCAGGGCGTCGTCGATCGCGAGCAGTTGGATGAGGGCCGGTTGCACACCTTCCGGTGCACTGACGCGCGCCGCTTCGAGGACGCCGCGGCGGCCGATCACGAACGGGAGCGAAGCCAGCTCCCGGGCCGGCGAGTCGAGTCCGGCGAGGTGCTGTTCGAGGGCCGCCCGGTCCTTCCGATCGATCCATTTCCGGACCTCGGCCCGGCGCTCGGGTGGCAGCGCCGCAAAGCCCGCAGCGAGCACACCAGCGTGTCCGAGGTTCAGCTGGTAGTCGGCAAGGCCGAGCGAGCCGAGCAGGGTCAGTGCGAGCCGCACGAGTTCCACATCGCTCGCGACGCCGCTCGCGCCCATCGTCTCGGCGCCCACCTGCAGGATCTCGCGGGGCCGCCCGGCACGGCCAGGTGCATGGCGATAGACCTTGCCGGAGTACGATATCCGGATCGGTGGTGCGACGTCCGCAAATGAAGTTGCCGCCACGCGGGCAATCGCGGCGGTGAAGTCGTAGCGCAGCGCGAGGATCCGGCCATCGACATCGGTGAACCGAATCAGCTTGTCGGCGATGTCCGCGCCGCCGGCCCGCAGAAAGATCTCGTCATATTCGAAGGTCGGCGGAATCGCCTCGGCGAAACCCGCGGCGTCGAACACGGCCATCGCAGCGCGCTGCAGTTCGCGTCGCTGGCGGACGGCCGGGCCGGTGAGATCGAGCGCCCCCGGTGGAATCGGGGCGATGGAAGAACGACTCACGACGGCAGCGTCACTTTCACGGTGTCGACACGACGCCCGGCCATCGTGACGATCTGGAATTCGAACGGCGCCACGCTCACGCGATCGCCCTCGCGCGGCAGGCGACCGAGCTGGCCGAAGAGGAAGCCGCCCACCGTGGTGTAGTCGGCATCATCGAGCTCGGCTTCGAAACGATTGTTGAAATCCGCGACCGTCATCGCGCCATCGAGCGTGAGTGAACCGTCGGTGGTCGTCGACTTGTGGACCTGTGCCACGGCGTCGTGCTCGTCGAAGATCTCGCCGACGATCTCTTCGAGCAGGTCTTCCATCGTCACCAGTCCGGCGGTGCCGCCATACTCGTCGAGGACGACAGCGAGATGGGTCTTGAGCCGCTTCATGTCGGTGAGCACATCCTCGACCTCGCGCGTTCCCGGCACGAAGAGCGGTTCGCGCACGATGCTCTTGACGGTGGCGCCGGGGCGCTGACGTACCGCGCGGAGAATGTCCTTGGCGAGGACCACGCCGGTGATCTCATCGAGCGATTCGCTGTAGACCGGGTAGCGCGACCGGCCGGCCTCGGCGACGGCATCGGCGGCGGCCTCGACGCTCAGGTCGGCTTCGAGCGCGATCATTTCGGTGCGCGGTGTCATCACTTCTTCGGCGGTCTTCTCGCTGAACTCGAAGACGCCCTCGAGCAGCCGCGCATCCTGAGCGCCGAGCGAGCCACCCTCTTCCGATTGCTCGACGAGGATGCGGATCTCCTCGGGTGAGTGGAGTCGGTCGTGGGTCTGGGAGGCCTTGATCCCCGAGATGCGCAGTAACGCGCGAGCAGTGTTGTGCAACAGCGCGATCGGGTAATGCATCACCCACGCGAAGCCGATCAGTGGAATCACCAGCCACCGGCTCACCGTCTCGGGGAAGAGCAACGCCACGGTCTTGGGGACCAGCTCACCGAGCACAATGTGCAGTGTCGTGATGATGGTGAACGCAATCGCCACGGCCACGCCATGCGTCGCAACTGCCGCAACGGTTGCCGGGAGTCCGCGGAAGAATCCCTCGAGCAGCCGGGCGAGCGCCGGTTCGCCGACCCAGCCCAACCCGAGGGATGCGAGCGTGATCCCCAGCTGGGTGGCCGAGATGTAGCGATTCAGGGATTGGATGACCCGGAGGGCCAGCGTAGCTTTGCCGTCGCCTTCGCGGGCGCTCTCTTCCAGGCGGGTCTTCCGGGCTGACACGAGGGCGAATTCGGCGGCGACGAAATAGGCATTTGTCAGCACCAGTGCCAGAACGGCAGCGATGCTCCACGAAATAGACGGCGGCGATGCGGTGGTCTCCATGACGGGGAAGGTAAGCGGCGGGGCGGAAGGCGGGCGAGAGCCGGTACTAATCCGGAGCTACGACCTCGCCCGGGAGCCCGGGGGCCTCGACGGGGTACGGGCCCTGCTGCCGC
This portion of the Gemmatimonadota bacterium genome encodes:
- a CDS encoding ATP phosphoribosyltransferase regulatory subunit, encoding MSRSSIAPIPPGALDLTGPAVRQRRELQRAAMAVFDAAGFAEAIPPTFEYDEIFLRAGGADIADKLIRFTDVDGRILALRYDFTAAIARVAATSFADVAPPIRISYSGKVYRHAPGRAGRPREILQVGAETMGASGVASDVELVRLALTLLGSLGLADYQLNLGHAGVLAAGFAALPPERRAEVRKWIDRKDRAALEQHLAGLDSPARELASLPFVIGRRGVLEAARVSAPEGVQPALIQLLAIDDALTPAERQHVVYDLGEVRGLDYYTGMHFEIFVAGCGRAAGAGGRYDDLMGRFGRPMPALGVAFDIDALAEVTA
- a CDS encoding hemolysin family protein, which codes for METTASPPSISWSIAAVLALVLTNAYFVAAEFALVSARKTRLEESAREGDGKATLALRVIQSLNRYISATQLGITLASLGLGWVGEPALARLLEGFFRGLPATVAAVATHGVAVAIAFTIITTLHIVLGELVPKTVALLFPETVSRWLVIPLIGFAWVMHYPIALLHNTARALLRISGIKASQTHDRLHSPEEIRILVEQSEEGGSLGAQDARLLEGVFEFSEKTAEEVMTPRTEMIALEADLSVEAAADAVAEAGRSRYPVYSESLDEITGVVLAKDILRAVRQRPGATVKSIVREPLFVPGTREVEDVLTDMKRLKTHLAVVLDEYGGTAGLVTMEDLLEEIVGEIFDEHDAVAQVHKSTTTDGSLTLDGAMTVADFNNRFEAELDDADYTTVGGFLFGQLGRLPREGDRVSVAPFEFQIVTMAGRRVDTVKVTLPS